The following are encoded in a window of Kiritimatiellia bacterium genomic DNA:
- the rpsP gene encoding 30S ribosomal protein S16, with protein MAVIIRCRRTGANNDPCFRIVATDERAPRDGKYLEMLGWYDPKKSTNNFQLKLEKIDVWLGKGALLSATVRTLVNKARRGLTCSTAKKPRKKGPAKKAEKKEEPQKEASPAPAAADKP; from the coding sequence ATGGCAGTTATTATCAGATGCCGCCGGACCGGGGCAAACAACGATCCTTGTTTCAGAATCGTGGCCACCGACGAACGCGCGCCCCGCGACGGCAAATACCTGGAAATGCTCGGCTGGTATGACCCGAAAAAATCAACGAACAATTTTCAGCTCAAGCTCGAGAAAATAGACGTCTGGCTGGGCAAAGGGGCTTTGCTTTCAGCCACTGTCCGCACTCTGGTCAACAAGGCCAGACGCGGCCTGACCTGTTCCACCGCCAAGAAACCGAGAAAAAAGGGTCCCGCCAAAAAAGCGGAGAAAAAGGAAGAACCGCAAAAAGAGGCTTCCCCGGCCCCGGCCGCCGCGGATAAGCCATGA
- a CDS encoding NADH:flavin oxidoreductase → MITIFDPLKIKNITLPNRIVRSATGERIATRGEFSGDLLGEKYAALARGGAGLIISGHVAVHPSGKIYETMASIYSDADFRAWRRAIDITHAAGGILFLQLNHGGGRCSKYAGGAAVCVSPLADFPGDPMEGRELTAEKISELSGAFADAALKARELGADGVQIHAAHGYLVSQFLSPLTNRRKDEWGSSLENRARFLRSVICAARRAVGKDFPVGVKIGACDDDSGGLKMEETLQVAKWLETEGLDFIEISGGFRKDIALRKVRPGVNEGYYLPFTARFKNELSIPVFAVGGLRSVVKMNEALALKQCDAIAMSRPLICQPDLPLILRAGGESACRGCSLCLLKPDGPTVCHMRS, encoded by the coding sequence ATGATCACGATATTTGATCCCCTGAAAATTAAGAATATAACCCTGCCGAACCGGATCGTGCGCAGTGCCACCGGCGAGCGGATCGCGACGCGGGGCGAATTTTCCGGCGATTTGCTCGGTGAAAAATACGCGGCCCTGGCCAGGGGCGGGGCGGGGCTGATTATTTCCGGCCATGTGGCCGTGCATCCCTCCGGCAAAATTTATGAGACCATGGCCTCCATTTATTCCGACGCGGATTTCCGGGCGTGGCGCCGGGCGATTGACATTACGCACGCGGCGGGCGGCATCCTCTTTCTCCAGCTTAATCACGGCGGCGGGCGCTGTTCAAAATATGCGGGCGGCGCAGCGGTCTGCGTTTCGCCCCTGGCGGATTTCCCGGGGGACCCCATGGAAGGGCGCGAATTGACCGCTGAAAAAATCAGCGAATTAAGCGGGGCTTTTGCCGATGCGGCGCTTAAAGCGCGTGAGCTTGGAGCGGACGGCGTGCAGATTCACGCCGCCCACGGTTATCTCGTCAGCCAGTTTCTTTCCCCCCTCACAAATCGCCGCAAAGATGAATGGGGGTCTTCCCTGGAAAATCGCGCCAGGTTTTTGCGGTCGGTAATTTGCGCGGCGCGCCGGGCGGTTGGAAAAGATTTTCCGGTGGGAGTCAAAATAGGCGCCTGCGACGATGACTCCGGCGGGCTGAAAATGGAGGAAACCCTGCAGGTTGCGAAATGGCTGGAGACGGAAGGCCTTGATTTTATTGAGATTTCCGGAGGGTTCCGAAAGGATATTGCCTTGCGCAAGGTGCGGCCGGGAGTAAATGAGGGCTATTACCTGCCTTTCACCGCCCGGTTCAAAAACGAATTGAGCATTCCGGTTTTTGCCGTGGGCGGTTTGCGCAGCGTCGTCAAGATGAATGAAGCGCTTGCCTTGAAGCAATGCGACGCCATTGCGATGTCGCGTCCGCTGATCTGCCAGCCCGACTTGCCGTTGATTCTGCGCGCCGGCGGCGAAAGCGCCTGCCGCGGATGCAGCCTGTGTCTATTGAAACCCGACGGGCCGACCGTCTGCCACATGCGGTCCTGA
- a CDS encoding glucuronate isomerase produces the protein MDKDNVRQIVSKLLATDSPSAVRIVDIHTHLFDPAMGSMLLWGIDELLTYHYLAAEVFRARPDLPYAMFWKWPKRKQADLVWSELFVKRSPVSEACRGVLTVLQALGLDANVNRLDKIRKYFAARNVRDYTALVFKLSGVSKVYMTNDPLDAVERKCWQKGFRRDPRFLAALRLDSFLMNWPSGAAALKELGYDVDSSLSGRTLSEVRRYLNDWIRKMQAKYMAVSLPPSFRYPADDSPLSDLLAKAVIPMAREHNLPVAMMVGVKKLVNPSLRLAGDSVGRADLSAVENLACEFGDVKFMVTALARENTHELCVIARKFRNVLPFGCWWFLNNPELIREMTAMRLELLGLSFIPQHSDARILDQLIYKWAHSRALIGEVLSRKYEDMVNAGRSARAGDIKRDLAVLFGDALLTGSGNSIA, from the coding sequence ATGGATAAGGACAATGTGCGCCAGATTGTTTCTAAATTACTCGCAACGGATTCGCCGTCCGCCGTCCGCATCGTTGATATTCATACCCACCTCTTTGATCCGGCCATGGGTTCAATGCTGCTCTGGGGTATTGACGAGTTGTTAACTTACCATTACCTCGCGGCCGAGGTTTTCCGCGCCCGGCCCGACCTGCCTTATGCCATGTTCTGGAAATGGCCGAAACGGAAACAGGCGGATCTGGTCTGGAGTGAATTATTCGTGAAGCGCTCGCCCGTCTCCGAGGCCTGCCGCGGCGTGCTCACCGTTTTGCAGGCCCTCGGACTGGATGCCAATGTCAACCGGCTTGATAAAATCAGGAAATATTTCGCCGCCCGGAATGTCCGCGATTATACTGCCCTGGTTTTCAAGCTTTCGGGCGTGTCAAAAGTTTATATGACCAATGATCCGTTGGATGCCGTGGAAAGAAAATGCTGGCAGAAGGGATTCCGGCGCGACCCCCGTTTCCTGGCGGCCTTGCGGCTGGACAGTTTCCTCATGAACTGGCCGTCCGGCGCCGCCGCCCTTAAGGAACTGGGGTACGACGTTGATTCTTCGCTGTCGGGCAGGACCTTGAGCGAGGTGCGCCGCTATTTGAACGATTGGATCCGCAAAATGCAGGCAAAATACATGGCCGTCAGCCTGCCGCCTTCATTCCGTTACCCGGCCGACGATTCGCCCCTTTCCGACCTGCTGGCCAAAGCGGTGATTCCGATGGCGCGCGAACATAATCTGCCGGTGGCCATGATGGTCGGCGTCAAAAAGCTCGTGAATCCCTCCCTCAGATTGGCCGGCGATTCGGTCGGCCGGGCCGATTTGAGCGCGGTGGAAAATCTGGCTTGTGAATTCGGCGATGTGAAATTCATGGTTACCGCGCTGGCGCGGGAAAATACGCACGAGCTGTGCGTGATCGCGCGCAAGTTCAGGAACGTGCTTCCGTTCGGATGCTGGTGGTTTTTGAATAATCCTGAACTGATCCGCGAGATGACCGCGATGCGCCTGGAACTCCTGGGGCTTTCCTTTATCCCCCAGCATTCCGACGCCAGAATTCTTGACCAGCTCATCTATAAATGGGCGCATTCGCGCGCGCTGATCGGCGAAGTGTTAAGCCGGAAATATGAGGACATGGTCAATGCCGGCCGGAGCGCGCGCGCCGGAGATATCAAACGCGACCTGGCGGTTCTGTTCGGGGATGCATTGCTGACGGGAAGCGGGAATAGTATAGCGTAG
- the prfA gene encoding peptide chain release factor 1 encodes MDLSAINDEFLKTLREKIALRETELADSAASANRLKYRELVRAHARLNKIQDKSTAFLRLQREAGECRRMIADEKSEAEIKELAREDLGRLEKETEAARRELLMELYPPDPDENRGIIMEIRAGTGGDEAALFAGDLTRMYARYAEQQGWKTEYINASLSEKGGYKEVVFSIEGENVFRSLQYEGGTHRVQRVPLTEANGRIHTSTATVAVLPEAEELDAIEINPEDIRVDVYRASGAGGQHVNKTDSAVRLTHLPTGIVVASQEERSQHKNRAKAMRVLLSHLLAARKSASEAETSDARRRQIGSGDRSERIRTYNFPQNRLTDHRINLTIYNLTGIIEGGLAPVLRALHENYQQKKFAQNIQLEKLLEA; translated from the coding sequence ATGGATTTAAGCGCGATCAACGATGAATTCCTGAAAACACTCCGGGAAAAAATTGCCCTCCGCGAGACGGAATTGGCCGACAGCGCCGCCTCCGCCAACCGCCTGAAATACCGCGAACTGGTCCGCGCGCATGCGCGCCTGAATAAAATCCAGGACAAATCAACCGCTTTCCTGCGCCTGCAGAGGGAAGCCGGCGAATGCCGGCGCATGATTGCCGATGAAAAAAGCGAGGCTGAAATAAAAGAACTGGCCCGGGAAGATCTGGGCCGGCTGGAAAAGGAAACCGAAGCCGCGCGCCGGGAACTGCTCATGGAGCTATACCCCCCCGACCCCGACGAAAATCGCGGCATTATCATGGAAATCAGGGCCGGAACCGGCGGCGACGAGGCCGCCCTGTTTGCCGGCGACCTGACCCGCATGTACGCCCGTTACGCGGAACAGCAGGGCTGGAAAACAGAATACATCAACGCCAGCCTTTCCGAAAAGGGCGGTTACAAGGAAGTGGTTTTTTCCATTGAAGGCGAAAACGTTTTCCGCAGTTTGCAGTATGAAGGCGGCACCCACCGCGTCCAGCGCGTGCCCCTTACCGAGGCCAACGGCCGGATCCACACTTCCACCGCCACCGTGGCCGTCCTGCCGGAGGCGGAGGAACTTGACGCAATAGAAATAAATCCGGAAGATATACGCGTGGACGTCTACCGCGCCTCCGGCGCCGGCGGACAGCACGTCAACAAAACCGATTCCGCCGTGCGCCTCACCCACCTGCCGACCGGCATTGTGGTCGCCAGCCAGGAGGAACGATCTCAGCATAAAAACCGCGCCAAGGCCATGCGGGTTCTCCTTTCGCATCTGCTGGCCGCCCGGAAAAGCGCCAGCGAGGCCGAAACCAGCGATGCGCGCCGCCGGCAAATCGGCAGCGGCGACCGCAGTGAACGCATCCGCACCTATAATTTCCCGCAAAACCGCCTGACCGACCACCGCATCAACCTGACAATCTATAATTTAACCGGAATAATTGAAGGCGGCCTTGCCCCGGTCCTGCGGGCTCTCCACGAAAATTATCAACAGAAAAAATTCGCGCAAAACATCCAGTTGGAAAAATTACTGGAAGCATGA
- the rpmE gene encoding 50S ribosomal protein L31: protein MKEKIHPKYEETTITCICGNVIHTRSTARDIKVNTCSACHPFFTGTAKYVDAAGRVEQFNKRYGKK, encoded by the coding sequence ATGAAAGAAAAAATACATCCAAAATATGAGGAAACCACGATCACCTGCATCTGCGGCAACGTGATTCACACCCGCTCAACCGCCAGGGATATAAAAGTGAACACTTGTTCGGCTTGTCATCCGTTTTTTACCGGCACAGCCAAATACGTGGACGCCGCCGGACGGGTTGAGCAGTTCAACAAACGTTACGGGAAAAAATAG
- the tsaB gene encoding tRNA (adenosine(37)-N6)-threonylcarbamoyltransferase complex dimerization subunit type 1 TsaB codes for MLILAVEQSTDAGSVALLDGEKILGERAWDGFVLRSSGLFTALKDLLLAVSAGLTDVSHYVVDAGPGAYGGLRVSFAAVRAFVLPASRPIYALTSAEALAFETMERFSVEKVQVVGDARRRQLWSGLYGKNGNIPLAQSSLRLIPEDEFQPAAGAMLVSPDWHRLQARLKSAAAAGAFVVEETRVPHAGFLGKLAWRKMQSGFPGELLKPVYLHAAVESMKCVPENAK; via the coding sequence ATGTTGATCCTGGCCGTTGAACAATCAACCGATGCCGGCAGTGTCGCCCTTCTGGACGGTGAAAAAATTCTCGGCGAACGCGCATGGGACGGTTTTGTCCTGCGCAGTTCCGGGCTTTTTACCGCGTTAAAAGATTTGCTGTTAGCGGTTTCCGCGGGTTTGACGGATGTTTCCCATTACGTCGTTGACGCGGGGCCGGGCGCTTACGGCGGCCTGCGCGTCTCTTTCGCGGCCGTGCGCGCCTTTGTTTTGCCGGCATCCCGGCCAATCTATGCCCTGACCAGCGCCGAGGCGCTCGCCTTTGAGACCATGGAGAGATTTTCGGTTGAGAAGGTTCAGGTGGTCGGCGATGCGCGCCGGCGGCAGTTATGGTCCGGCCTTTACGGGAAAAATGGAAATATTCCCCTGGCGCAGTCAAGTCTCCGGTTGATTCCCGAAGATGAATTTCAGCCGGCCGCGGGGGCCATGCTGGTTAGCCCGGACTGGCATCGGCTTCAGGCCAGATTGAAATCAGCCGCGGCGGCCGGCGCGTTCGTGGTTGAGGAAACTCGCGTGCCGCATGCGGGTTTCCTTGGAAAACTTGCCTGGCGGAAAATGCAATCGGGTTTTCCGGGCGAATTATTGAAACCGGTCTATCTCCATGCGGCGGTGGAAAGCATGAAATGCGTCCCGGAAAACGCGAAGTAA
- the prmC gene encoding peptide chain release factor N(5)-glutamine methyltransferase codes for MNSTVLAILNESKNRLQAAGVDRPELAAEILAADAFNCPRLELALRLHEKLASARAVAIEQGIRRLEKHEPIQYVLGKTDFMGHVLKCDRRALIPRPETEELVESILGFEPLWQADAPAIIDIGTGNGCIIITLALRKKNGKYIALDSSAGAIALAEENARRHGVAHAIKFITADLAGWRAPRGLDAVAANPPYVRTADFHDLEKNVRLWEPRAALDGGADGLRVIRPLVKKSYEILKPGGFLFMEIGFDQWPQVRQLLAASGFSRSAARPDCSGHDRLITAVKPAQNAARRRTTKKKA; via the coding sequence ATGAACTCAACAGTGCTGGCAATCCTGAATGAATCCAAAAACCGTCTGCAGGCCGCCGGAGTTGACCGGCCGGAACTTGCCGCGGAAATACTGGCGGCGGACGCCTTCAATTGTCCGCGCCTTGAACTGGCTCTGCGCTTGCATGAAAAATTGGCCTCCGCCCGGGCCGTTGCAATTGAGCAAGGCATCCGCCGCCTGGAAAAACATGAGCCGATTCAATATGTCCTCGGCAAAACAGACTTCATGGGCCATGTCTTGAAATGCGACCGCCGCGCCCTGATCCCGCGTCCGGAAACGGAAGAGCTGGTGGAAAGCATCCTCGGCTTTGAACCGCTCTGGCAGGCGGACGCGCCCGCCATCATTGACATCGGCACGGGCAACGGCTGCATTATTATCACTCTGGCATTGCGCAAGAAAAACGGGAAATACATCGCGCTTGACTCTTCCGCCGGGGCCATCGCGCTGGCGGAAGAAAACGCGCGGCGCCACGGGGTGGCGCATGCCATCAAATTCATTACGGCCGATCTGGCCGGCTGGCGCGCGCCCCGGGGGCTGGATGCGGTCGCAGCCAACCCGCCCTACGTGCGCACGGCCGACTTTCATGACCTGGAAAAAAATGTCCGGCTCTGGGAGCCGCGCGCGGCGCTGGACGGCGGAGCGGACGGCCTGCGGGTCATCCGTCCGCTTGTTAAAAAATCTTATGAGATATTGAAACCCGGCGGTTTTTTATTCATGGAAATCGGCTTTGACCAATGGCCGCAAGTCCGGCAACTGCTGGCCGCATCCGGGTTCAGCCGCAGCGCCGCGCGCCCCGATTGTTCCGGACACGACCGCCTGATAACCGCGGTAAAACCGGCGCAAAACGCCGCGCGCCGCCGAACAACGAAAAAAAAGGCTTGA
- a CDS encoding sugar phosphate nucleotidyltransferase, whose product MQKPRKAIILAAGLGTRMHPLSLDTPKPLMPLWGQPVVGRLLEILAGWGVKEVLLNLHFNPTPLCTYLKKESPAGMRISLSFEPEILGTGGALRRAGWFLDADPFWMVNADIAAVLEPRRILREFARRHPIAALWVERERGPRTVEIRRGNIVNFQTSRPGTEGTYTFCGLQLISPALLKYLPGESFCSIIQAYQNAIRDGKNVCGVCVPGSYWADLGTPESYLQAHAEIIAAHRKKLPGRTLFNPGRTQPAASLQKKGILIKGFAVIDKTAEIRPGARIENAVIWPRAVVGPKAIVKDAVVGAECAVNARVPRLAAKTPLRGQSPDIQLNLALARLGLDPSRTVIMPFEPRGSARSFTRISGAGKKSCIMVRYSRERHENCLYARQTVFLKKLGLNTPALIADFPERQFMLMQDLGDVSLQQIAADCHPKQLARYYRRVLQAVLVLHEQGAAKARRIRLEMTAPFSPDLYLWERDFFVRFFLAPYLRPGRAGIKTVLDELTAVGEILNRERRVLIHRDLQSSNILFFRRRPYFIDFQGMRFGPAAYDLASLLCDPYVNLPVSLQISLLDFYNRHADKKAQISPDIFWLGSVQRLCQALGAYGRLAARGETARFAQYIPPAARMMRRALERSGMCPRLYEVIAT is encoded by the coding sequence ATGCAAAAACCGCGAAAGGCAATTATCCTGGCCGCCGGGCTTGGCACGAGGATGCACCCCTTGAGCCTGGATACGCCCAAACCGCTCATGCCGCTCTGGGGGCAACCGGTCGTCGGCCGCCTGCTGGAAATACTGGCCGGCTGGGGCGTAAAGGAGGTTCTCTTGAATCTCCATTTCAATCCGACTCCGCTTTGTACATATCTGAAAAAAGAATCGCCGGCCGGCATGCGGATTTCCCTTTCGTTTGAGCCGGAAATTCTGGGGACGGGCGGGGCATTGCGGCGCGCCGGATGGTTCCTGGACGCTGATCCGTTCTGGATGGTTAATGCCGATATCGCCGCGGTCCTGGAACCGCGCCGTATTTTGCGCGAATTCGCGCGGCGCCATCCAATCGCCGCACTCTGGGTGGAGCGGGAACGCGGCCCCCGGACCGTTGAAATCCGGCGCGGTAATATCGTTAATTTCCAGACCAGCCGTCCCGGCACAGAGGGAACTTACACCTTCTGCGGCCTGCAGTTGATCTCTCCCGCTTTGCTCAAATATCTCCCCGGAGAATCATTTTGCTCCATCATCCAGGCCTACCAGAACGCCATCAGGGACGGCAAAAATGTCTGCGGCGTATGCGTGCCAGGCTCATACTGGGCCGACCTTGGCACGCCCGAATCATATCTCCAGGCCCATGCCGAAATCATCGCCGCCCATCGTAAAAAACTGCCGGGCCGGACGCTTTTCAATCCCGGCCGGACACAACCCGCGGCATCATTACAAAAGAAAGGCATATTAATAAAGGGGTTTGCCGTAATTGACAAAACGGCGGAAATCCGGCCGGGCGCCCGGATTGAAAACGCGGTCATCTGGCCCCGGGCCGTGGTTGGCCCGAAAGCCATAGTTAAAGACGCGGTCGTGGGCGCGGAATGCGCAGTCAACGCCCGCGTTCCGCGCCTGGCCGCAAAAACTCCGTTGCGCGGGCAATCTCCGGACATCCAGTTAAACCTGGCGCTGGCGCGCCTCGGACTTGATCCATCCCGAACCGTTATCATGCCGTTTGAGCCGCGCGGATCGGCGCGGTCTTTCACGCGGATAAGCGGGGCCGGCAAAAAAAGCTGTATCATGGTCCGCTACAGCCGCGAACGGCATGAAAACTGCCTTTATGCCCGGCAAACCGTTTTCCTTAAAAAACTGGGGCTGAACACGCCGGCGTTAATCGCCGATTTTCCGGAGCGGCAATTCATGCTCATGCAGGACCTCGGCGACGTATCGCTCCAGCAAATCGCGGCGGATTGTCATCCAAAGCAGCTCGCGCGATATTACCGGCGCGTCCTGCAAGCGGTCCTTGTTCTGCACGAACAAGGCGCTGCAAAAGCGCGGCGGATACGGCTGGAAATGACGGCGCCTTTTTCCCCCGATCTTTACCTCTGGGAGCGCGATTTCTTCGTCCGCTTTTTCCTGGCGCCTTATCTTCGCCCCGGCCGGGCCGGGATCAAAACTGTCCTGGACGAGCTCACGGCAGTCGGCGAAATTCTCAACCGCGAACGGCGGGTGTTGATTCACCGCGACCTGCAATCAAGTAATATCCTGTTTTTCCGGCGCCGGCCCTATTTTATTGACTTTCAGGGAATGCGTTTCGGGCCGGCCGCCTATGACCTGGCATCGCTCTTGTGCGACCCCTACGTCAACCTGCCGGTTTCTCTTCAGATTTCACTGCTGGATTTTTACAACCGCCATGCGGACAAAAAAGCGCAAATTTCGCCGGATATTTTCTGGCTGGGAAGCGTGCAGCGGCTTTGCCAGGCGCTGGGCGCCTACGGAAGGCTGGCGGCGCGCGGCGAGACGGCCAGGTTCGCGCAATATATCCCGCCGGCGGCGCGCATGATGCGCCGCGCGCTGGAGCGCTCCGGAATGTGCCCGCGGCTTTACGAGGTAATTGCGACGTAA
- a CDS encoding aminotransferase class III-fold pyridoxal phosphate-dependent enzyme, translating to MASYSLKPVKVKKVKTKYRTIKTSLPVPQSLPVFRALEKSEPRSMMGQPPIVWHKAEDFIVSDKWGNRWIDWSSGVLIANAGHSRREIRKALKDIIDRGLLASYVFVHEQRAVLTKMLQGISPDPKRYSVFLLSTGAEATENCIKLSKTYALEKYGPQKKYFVTFQNAFHGRTMGAQLAGGMPRLKKWMGKSDASFIQAPFPDGYKNENVSFELFLQTIRKHNVAPDNIAGVMTETYQGIGPDFMPAAYAQQLEKFCRAHDIVLCFDEVQAGFGRTGKMFGFQHYGVKPDLIACGKGISSSLPISAVIGRKDIQGLYAPGSMTSTHSGSPLPVAAAITNLKLIQKERLVERAARMGDILVPEIHRIRQKYPDVLGCAQGKGLVAGIQVVKPGTKTPNPELALKINVACFQRGLLMFAPVGVAGECLKIAPPLTISEDALRESIAVFEEAVDSVLVKAKHNQSHQ from the coding sequence ATGGCGAGTTACAGTCTGAAACCGGTAAAAGTTAAAAAAGTCAAAACAAAATACCGGACGATAAAAACCAGTCTGCCCGTTCCGCAGTCCCTGCCGGTTTTCCGCGCCCTGGAAAAATCCGAGCCGCGCTCCATGATGGGCCAGCCGCCGATTGTCTGGCACAAGGCCGAGGATTTTATCGTCAGCGACAAATGGGGCAACCGCTGGATTGACTGGTCTTCCGGTGTTTTAATCGCCAACGCCGGCCACAGCCGCCGCGAAATCCGCAAGGCGTTAAAGGATATTATTGACCGCGGCCTGCTGGCCTCTTACGTCTTTGTCCATGAACAGCGCGCGGTTCTGACAAAAATGCTGCAGGGTATTTCTCCCGATCCGAAGCGGTACAGTGTTTTCCTTTTGAGCACCGGCGCCGAGGCCACCGAAAACTGCATCAAGCTTTCCAAAACTTATGCGTTGGAAAAATACGGTCCGCAGAAAAAATATTTTGTTACTTTCCAGAACGCGTTCCACGGCCGCACCATGGGCGCGCAGCTTGCCGGCGGCATGCCCCGGCTGAAAAAGTGGATGGGAAAGAGCGATGCTTCTTTCATCCAGGCGCCTTTTCCCGACGGTTACAAGAATGAAAATGTCTCTTTTGAACTCTTCCTGCAAACGATCAGAAAACACAACGTGGCGCCGGACAATATTGCGGGAGTCATGACCGAGACTTACCAGGGCATCGGCCCCGATTTTATGCCGGCGGCCTACGCCCAACAGCTTGAGAAATTCTGCCGCGCGCATGATATCGTCCTCTGTTTTGACGAGGTCCAGGCCGGCTTCGGACGGACCGGTAAAATGTTCGGGTTCCAGCATTACGGCGTAAAACCGGATTTGATTGCCTGCGGGAAGGGCATTTCTTCCTCCCTGCCGATTTCGGCGGTGATCGGCCGGAAGGATATCCAGGGGCTTTACGCGCCCGGCTCCATGACTTCCACCCATTCCGGCTCGCCCTTGCCGGTGGCGGCTGCGATCACCAACCTGAAACTTATTCAAAAAGAACGGCTGGTTGAGCGCGCCGCCAGAATGGGCGATATCCTTGTGCCGGAAATTCATCGCATCCGGCAAAAATATCCCGATGTGCTCGGCTGCGCGCAGGGCAAGGGGCTGGTGGCCGGCATCCAGGTGGTCAAACCCGGCACAAAAACCCCTAATCCGGAACTGGCGTTGAAAATAAACGTGGCCTGTTTCCAGCGCGGCCTGCTCATGTTCGCGCCGGTGGGTGTCGCCGGCGAGTGCCTGAAAATTGCCCCGCCTTTGACTATTTCCGAGGATGCCCTGCGCGAATCAATCGCGGTTTTTGAAGAGGCCGTTGACTCTGTCCTTGTGAAAGCAAAACATAATCAAAGCCATCAATGA
- a CDS encoding KH domain-containing protein, translating into MKSFLENILKALADYPDEVALSAFLGQQTVVFEVRCNSEDMGRIIGRSGKTIGAIRTLLGVLAAKQKKKSMLEIVE; encoded by the coding sequence ATGAAAAGCTTCCTTGAAAATATCCTGAAGGCTCTGGCCGATTATCCGGACGAAGTGGCGCTCTCCGCGTTCCTCGGACAACAGACCGTGGTTTTTGAAGTGCGCTGCAACAGCGAAGATATGGGGCGCATTATCGGCCGCAGCGGCAAAACCATCGGCGCCATCCGGACTCTTTTGGGCGTGCTGGCGGCAAAGCAAAAAAAGAAATCCATGCTGGAAATTGTGGAATAA
- a CDS encoding Gfo/Idh/MocA family oxidoreductase, with amino-acid sequence MQPVDVCIIGGGMITHDLLLPSIYHLQRSGVVGEISVCALNAPPLKFLSESPDLRGAFPGQTFAAYPALDANPSEKFPELYKEALAKMPARQAVVVAMPDQLHYPVVMEALRHNQNVLCVKPLVLKYEQAAEIEKLALEKGLFVGVEYHKRFDRRSLIARRHYALGHFGAFAMGEAKMIEPYFYRSSNFQNWFTCDKTDPFVYVGCHYVDLVYFITGLKPAEVSVAGVKGKFPNGNEGYLWANGRVRFENGALLSVTDGLGYPDEGAGSNEQCLAMFCEGNGKSGLIAHDDQFRGVIHSYLEGIGVAGSVYNYINPDFYRLVPWEGAGFKPVGYGFDSVAAIINTIGRMENEAAALNEAQALNRRREFIRAVDRKGLIATPANSYINELVVEAARLSILNDGEPAQIHYGDRPHVKLRGK; translated from the coding sequence ATGCAACCAGTTGATGTCTGTATTATCGGCGGCGGCATGATCACCCATGATCTGCTTTTGCCGTCTATTTATCACCTGCAGCGCTCAGGTGTTGTCGGTGAAATCAGCGTTTGCGCGCTCAATGCTCCGCCCCTGAAATTTTTAAGCGAATCGCCCGACTTGCGCGGGGCCTTCCCGGGGCAGACTTTCGCGGCCTATCCGGCGCTGGACGCAAATCCCAGTGAAAAATTTCCGGAGCTTTACAAGGAAGCGCTCGCGAAAATGCCGGCGCGCCAGGCGGTGGTGGTGGCCATGCCGGATCAGCTCCATTACCCGGTGGTCATGGAAGCGTTGCGCCATAATCAGAATGTGCTTTGCGTCAAGCCCCTCGTGCTGAAGTATGAGCAGGCGGCGGAGATTGAAAAACTGGCGCTGGAAAAAGGACTCTTTGTCGGGGTTGAATATCATAAACGTTTTGACCGCCGTTCGCTGATCGCCCGGCGCCATTATGCCCTCGGGCATTTTGGCGCTTTCGCGATGGGCGAGGCCAAAATGATAGAACCCTACTTTTACCGCAGTTCAAATTTCCAGAACTGGTTCACCTGCGACAAGACCGACCCCTTTGTCTACGTGGGCTGTCATTACGTTGACCTGGTTTATTTTATCACGGGTTTGAAGCCGGCGGAAGTGTCCGTGGCGGGCGTCAAGGGGAAATTCCCGAACGGCAACGAAGGATACCTCTGGGCCAACGGCCGCGTGCGTTTTGAAAACGGCGCCCTGCTTTCGGTTACGGATGGTCTCGGCTATCCCGATGAAGGCGCCGGCAGTAACGAGCAGTGCCTTGCCATGTTCTGCGAGGGCAACGGCAAAAGCGGCCTGATCGCGCACGACGATCAGTTCCGGGGCGTTATTCACAGTTACCTTGAAGGCATCGGCGTCGCCGGCTCGGTCTATAATTACATCAATCCCGATTTCTACCGGCTGGTTCCCTGGGAAGGCGCCGGCTTCAAGCCGGTCGGTTACGGTTTTGATTCGGTGGCCGCCATTATCAATACCATCGGCCGGATGGAAAACGAAGCCGCCGCTCTCAATGAAGCGCAGGCTTTGAACAGGCGCCGGGAATTTATCCGGGCCGTGGACCGCAAGGGTTTGATCGCCACGCCGGCCAACAGTTATATCAACGAACTGGTGGTGGAAGCGGCGCGGCTTTCCATACTGAACGACGGCGAGCCCGCGCAGATCCATTACGGCGACCGGCCGCATGTGAAATTGCGCGGGAAATGA